A single window of Kitasatospora sp. HUAS MG31 DNA harbors:
- the panD gene encoding aspartate 1-decarboxylase, whose protein sequence is MIRTMLKSKIHRATVTQADLHYVGSVTVDEDLLDAADLLPGELVHIVDINNGARLETYTIAGPRGTGVIGINGAAARLVHPGDLVILIAYGQMETAEAKAYLPKVVFVDGDNKITSIGPDAADAPEGAGLLRGDQAYRGGDAAPAAAH, encoded by the coding sequence ATGATCCGCACCATGCTCAAGTCCAAGATCCACCGTGCCACCGTCACCCAGGCCGACCTGCACTACGTCGGGTCGGTCACGGTGGACGAGGACCTGCTCGACGCCGCCGACCTGCTCCCCGGTGAGCTGGTCCACATCGTCGACATCAACAACGGCGCCCGGCTGGAGACGTACACCATCGCCGGGCCGCGCGGCACGGGGGTGATAGGCATCAACGGCGCCGCGGCCCGTCTGGTGCACCCCGGCGACCTGGTGATCCTCATCGCCTACGGGCAGATGGAGACCGCCGAGGCCAAGGCGTACCTGCCGAAGGTGGTCTTCGTCGACGGCGACAACAAGATCACCTCGATCGGCCCGGACGCCGCCGACGCCCCCGAGGGCGCCGGACTGCTCCGGGGCGACCAGGCGTACCGTGGCGGGGATGCGGCCCCGGCCGCCGCGCACTGA
- the nadC gene encoding carboxylating nicotinate-nucleotide diphosphorylase, giving the protein MTHDELPLASAGGCGDGCACGEGEAYETGLDPALAALLEEAGLDPVEVEDIASLALGEDLAGGEDVTSVATVPADAVATADFTARQAGVVAGLRIAEAVVSLVCEEEFEVERHVEDGARVEAGQVLLSVRSRTRDLLTAERSALNLLCHLSGIATATRAWADALEGTGAVVRDTRKTTPGLRALEKYAVRAGGGANHRMGLSDAALVKDNHVVAAGGVAEAFKAVRAMYPELPVEVEVDTLEQIPPVLEAGADLILLDNFPVERLKQAVELVAGRAKLEASGGLTLATAREVAETGVDYLAVGALTHSSPILDIGLDLRA; this is encoded by the coding sequence ATGACCCACGACGAACTTCCGCTCGCCTCCGCCGGCGGCTGCGGCGACGGCTGCGCCTGCGGCGAGGGCGAGGCGTACGAGACCGGCCTGGACCCGGCGCTCGCCGCGCTGCTGGAGGAGGCCGGCCTGGACCCGGTCGAGGTCGAGGACATCGCCTCGCTGGCGCTGGGCGAGGACCTGGCCGGCGGCGAGGACGTCACCTCGGTCGCCACCGTCCCGGCCGACGCGGTGGCCACCGCGGACTTCACCGCCCGCCAGGCGGGCGTGGTGGCCGGTCTGCGGATCGCCGAGGCCGTGGTCTCGCTGGTCTGCGAGGAGGAGTTCGAGGTCGAGCGGCACGTCGAGGACGGCGCCCGGGTCGAGGCCGGCCAGGTGCTGCTGTCGGTCCGCAGCCGGACCCGCGACCTGCTGACCGCCGAGCGCAGCGCGCTCAACCTGCTCTGCCACCTGTCGGGCATCGCCACCGCCACCCGGGCGTGGGCGGACGCCCTGGAGGGCACCGGCGCGGTGGTCCGCGACACCCGCAAGACCACCCCGGGCCTGCGCGCGCTGGAGAAGTACGCGGTCCGCGCGGGCGGTGGCGCCAACCACCGGATGGGGCTGTCCGACGCGGCGCTGGTGAAGGACAACCACGTGGTGGCGGCCGGCGGCGTGGCCGAGGCGTTCAAGGCGGTCCGGGCCATGTACCCCGAGCTGCCGGTGGAGGTCGAGGTCGACACCCTGGAGCAGATCCCGCCGGTCCTGGAGGCGGGCGCGGACCTGATCCTGCTGGACAACTTCCCCGTCGAGCGGCTGAAGCAGGCCGTCGAGCTGGTGGCGGGCCGGGCGAAGCTGGAGGCTTCCGGCGGTCTGACCCTGGCCACCGCGCGCGAGGTCGCCGAGACTGGTGTCGACTACCTCGCCGTCGGGGCCCTGACGCACTCCTCGCCGATCCTCGACATCGGCCTGGACCTCCGCGCCTGA
- a CDS encoding L-aspartate oxidase: MSYRLTAPAPGWTSTTDVVVVGSGVAGLTVALNVRKAGLRAMVVTKAMLDDGSTRWAQGGIAAALGEGDTPEQHLDDTLVAGAGLCDEDAVRALVTEGPDAVRRLIGIGAAFDLDAEGEILLTREGGHHRRRIAHAGGDATGAEISRALVSAVRSDPGLELIEHALVLDLLTDAAGHAAGITLHVMGEGQRDGVGAIRARAVVLATGGMGQVYSATTNPAVSTGDGVALALRAGAEVTDLEFVQFHPTVLFLGPDAEGQQPLVSEAVRGEGAYLVDRDGVRFMVGQHELAELAPRDIVAKAITRRMLEQGTAHMYLDGRHFGAAMWAERFPTILASCRAHGIDPVTDLIPVAPASHYASGGIRTDLHGRTTVPGLYACGEVACTGVHGANRLASNSLLEGLVFAERIAADLADLHAAGALPERAVDVAGARAAHAVPLLAPEARAEIQRLMSTGAGVIRSAASTAATAAGLARLAEEARTHTAEEKPADPRVETWESTNLHLVAGALVAAAALREETRGCHWREDHPDRDDTHWHHHLVTTLDEDGLKVAARP, from the coding sequence ATGTCGTACCGCCTGACCGCCCCCGCCCCCGGCTGGACCAGCACCACCGACGTCGTCGTGGTCGGGTCCGGCGTCGCCGGCCTGACCGTCGCGCTCAACGTCCGCAAGGCCGGCCTGCGGGCGATGGTGGTCACCAAGGCGATGCTCGACGACGGCTCCACCCGCTGGGCCCAGGGCGGCATCGCGGCCGCCCTGGGCGAGGGGGACACCCCCGAGCAGCACCTGGACGACACCCTGGTGGCCGGCGCCGGGCTGTGCGACGAGGACGCGGTCCGGGCCCTGGTCACCGAGGGACCGGACGCGGTCCGCCGGCTGATCGGCATAGGCGCCGCCTTCGACCTGGACGCCGAGGGCGAGATCCTGCTGACCCGCGAGGGCGGTCACCACCGCCGCCGGATCGCCCACGCCGGCGGCGACGCCACCGGCGCCGAGATCTCCCGCGCCCTGGTCTCCGCGGTCCGCAGCGACCCGGGCCTGGAGCTGATCGAGCACGCCCTGGTGCTGGACCTGCTGACCGACGCGGCGGGCCACGCCGCCGGGATCACCCTGCACGTGATGGGCGAGGGCCAGCGGGACGGCGTCGGCGCGATCCGGGCCCGCGCGGTGGTGCTCGCCACCGGCGGCATGGGCCAGGTCTACTCCGCCACCACCAACCCGGCCGTCTCCACCGGCGACGGCGTGGCCCTGGCGCTGCGCGCCGGGGCCGAGGTCACCGACCTGGAGTTCGTGCAGTTCCACCCGACCGTCCTCTTCCTCGGCCCGGACGCCGAGGGCCAGCAGCCGCTGGTCTCCGAGGCGGTCCGCGGCGAGGGCGCGTACCTGGTCGACCGCGACGGCGTCCGCTTCATGGTCGGGCAGCACGAGCTGGCCGAGCTGGCGCCCCGGGACATCGTCGCCAAGGCGATCACCCGCCGGATGCTCGAGCAGGGCACCGCGCACATGTACCTGGACGGGCGGCACTTCGGCGCCGCGATGTGGGCCGAGCGGTTCCCGACCATCCTCGCCTCCTGCCGCGCGCACGGCATCGACCCGGTCACCGACCTGATCCCGGTCGCCCCCGCCTCGCACTACGCCTCCGGCGGCATCCGCACCGACCTGCACGGCCGCACCACGGTTCCCGGCCTGTACGCCTGCGGCGAGGTCGCCTGCACCGGCGTCCACGGCGCCAACCGGCTCGCCTCCAACTCCCTGCTGGAGGGCCTGGTCTTCGCCGAGCGGATCGCCGCCGACCTCGCCGACCTGCACGCCGCCGGCGCCCTGCCCGAGCGCGCGGTGGACGTGGCCGGCGCCCGGGCCGCCCACGCGGTGCCGCTGCTCGCGCCCGAGGCGCGGGCCGAGATCCAGCGGCTGATGTCCACCGGCGCCGGCGTGATCCGCTCGGCCGCCTCCACCGCCGCCACCGCCGCCGGGCTGGCCCGCCTGGCCGAGGAGGCCCGGACCCACACCGCCGAGGAGAAGCCCGCCGACCCGCGGGTGGAGACCTGGGAGTCCACCAACCTGCACCTGGTCGCCGGCGCGCTGGTCGCGGCGGCGGCGCTGCGGGAGGAGACCCGCGGCTGCCACTGGCGCGAGGACCACCCCGACCGCGACGACACCCACTGGCACCACCACCTCGTCACCACCCTCGACGAGGACGGCCTGAAGGTGGCGGCCCGGCCGTGA